Sequence from the Sciurus carolinensis chromosome 1, mSciCar1.2, whole genome shotgun sequence genome:
CCTTGACAGACAACACAGTGATTGAGGAGCACCTGGGGAGGTTTGATGTCATTTGTCTGGAAGATCTCATTCATGAAATTGCCTTCCCTGGGAAGTATTTCTGGGAGATCTCTAGGTTCTTTTGCCCTTTCCATCTCTCTGTGGCCCGTCATGCTACCAAAAATAGAGTGGGCTTCCTCAAGGAGATGGGCCTACCTGGTTATCAGGGTGAACGCATCAATCAGCTCATCTGCCAGCTGAACTAAACCCAGAATATCTGAAAGCAGTGCATTGGAAGCACATGTTTTTGTTTGATGGAATTGTTATCAATTATCTTCAGAGAAGATTATTTTCTGCcttaagaaaatggaaggaagggattGGGGAAGAGACAGTAGTTATGATCATGGCAGGCACCTGTCATCACAGACAAGTTCCAAGGAAAAATTTCATTGTTTCCTACATTGACCCACCTCTGCCTCTGAAATCAACACATGCCATGGAGAAAGAAGTCCTGCTTTGTCAGGGGTTTAATGTTGGTGAATGAGTAACCCAAGCATGTATACAAGGCCCCCTAAGACTTGTAGCAGTTGACCAAGTCTAGGAGCATACTTGAATCTAGAGGTCCCAAGAGTCTTGTTTTGAAAAGACTTGAAATACTTAGGAAGAAAAGTACAAAATCTGTGCTCTTCTGTCTCTGTTGAGTCCATGTTCCACCTTTTGAACAATAGCTTTGTGAACTCTGAGACTTGCCTTGGCTCTAAGTGTATCTGGGGGCTTTCTATCCTGGCCTGCAACAGACTTAAGTTCCTTTCACTAGCTCAGAGTTTAAAAGAGGAAGAACCCTTCACCATGAACACATATACTCAAAATTTTGCTTGGAATTTCAGGGTGTTCATAGACCCTTCTCTTTCAGGACCTATACATCTTCTCTGAGGAAATCCTGTTCTTATAAGCATTTGGACTAGTCTTCTGTTTCCATGTTCTGTAGAAACCAGCCAGTTGTGTTTCTGTTAAGAACAtagtggcacagacctgtaatctcaaaagctcaggagactgaggcaagattacaaatttgaggccagccttagcaatttagcaagaccctgtctcaaaattttaaaaagtgtgtgggaggatgtagctcagtagtaaagcatccctgggttcaatccccagtaccaaaaaatagtGACAGATTGTTCACTTTTGCACCATCTATAACTCTATGTTACTGACCATTTCCCCTGCCTGGGGTTCAGGATGAAATTTCCAGGTTTCCCTGATCAGCCTTCTCCTTAAAATCCAGATTAGGAAGAAGAGTCATTTTCTTGTTTTGGCATGGATGAAATTAGCACTATTTGACTTTTAGGACTCCAACAGGCAACTTGCTTGGGTTTGTTTTTCCATATTCTGGACTTAAGTGTCCTTTATCTTTCTGGTAATGAGGTAGATCAACAAGGCTTCTGGAGATGTTAATCCTGAAAAAAGTGGATACTATTTGTTTTCTGTCTACCCCTAAAAGTGGTACTCCCTCTGTTCCCTCACTTGCTTCAGTTTGCTGTCTAAGCAGTTGGTGAGAATGTCAGAGCCCAGTTAAACTGAAAACATGCTTAATCATTATGTTTCTTGGTCCTTTGGGTCAGCTCTGCTGCAGTTTTGGCTCTTGGAGACCCTCAAATACAGCTATGAAAATTGAGTGAGATGCATAGGAATGTCTTAAAATGTGCCAGTTTATGAGGTAATTAATTAGGTTTGGTTCCAGAGTTTAACCTGCGAGGAAGATTCTATAAATGTGTTACTTTTCTATTGGAGAGCATTGTGaaatcagattattttaaaatgatgtatcACAAAATcatggaaacaaaaaacaaaaaatgtaaaaaaaagaaaagggtcaTGAAACCGTAGAAAGttctaaaaaaatattcagtgaagTAAAATGAATTGTTGAGAGTCCCTGGACCAAAGAAATGAgtccaattattttaaattcatactcAAGAATGGACTTCTGTTTTCTAACCTTACCAGTTATTCCCTTTACTTATGAACTTGAGTTCAAATGTTTATAAATAGTTCCAAAAATCACATTTGTGATTAAAAGGTCAATATTTTTACTCACcaaataatattcaaaagaatgtaaatgcagccaggagcagtggcacatgcctgtaatcccagaggctcaggaggctgaggcaggaggatcaagagttcaaagtcagcctcagtaaaagcacggtgctaaacaactcagtgggactgtctctacataaaatataaaatagggctggggatgtggctcagtggtcaagtgccccagagttcaatccctggtaccccccagccaaaaaagagaatataaatgCACAAAATGTTACAACATTTTAAGCATACAGTTAAAGATTTTTAGGAAACTACTCTAATTGCAGAggttctttaaagaagaaaaccacCTGCTTTACTTATATTTGTGCCTTGcaatttgtcaaaatatataGCTGAGCTCATTTAGTGAATACTAGGAGTTCTAATGCCAATTAAGTTCCTTTTCCTTCAGTGAGTTTTAACTAGCCAGTAAGTTTCCAAATCCATCACAGAGCAATCTCTTCTCCACAATGTCATCACAGGTTATTGATACTGTGACTGTAAGGACCATATAAGCATCCAAGATTTAACCTTCAGATATGGAGAGTTCAGCAAGCATCAGGAGATTCCAGGTGGGATATCTGAGTTAAATCTAACAGGTCACTGAAGCCCCATATTGTATTTGGAAAGCCTGGGTGTGTCAGCCAGCATCCTCTTTGTGAGAACCCTATTGCTCCAATACATGAATCTCAAGATATCAACGATCTTGTGGAAAAAGTAAGAAGGAATCTGTGGATGAGGGCAATCTTGGCTGGTGTAGGTAGTAGGTCTTCCTCCTgaacttttcataataaaaattttagttccTTTGAAGGCCAAGTTCCAAAAACTCGTCCTGATTTTACCTAGAAAGAGAGACCATGAGGAGTGAGCAGTTAAAAATCGTCTCTAGGAATCATCACCCACCCAAACCTAATTTGTATCTTTCTAAATCAGATTAAACTTGAtagtaaaaaggaaaatacaatgaattttcaTCATGTACTAAGCATTATCTTAATATATGACATCTAATTCTAAGATGTTTGTAATTGGCCCCATCACACAGGTGTGGAAACATACTCAGATTTAGAAAGTTTACCATATTACAGGTGGATCTATGATACAAAAATGATCCACCTTGTcttaagtaaaattaatttttttccctactaTATCATCATCTACAGGCCAAGAACAGGTCCCTAAACTGCTTTtggagaaaagatttttaatacaTATCAGTGTTCCTGGATAAAGTCACAGGTATCAGCTCTAAGTCGAGTTCATTGAACAACACTGAAACAGGGATTTCTAAGAATcacagcacagaaaaaaatgatagacACAAATTCTCTTAGGTCCTAAGGCAAATTCTTTATTTGAACACAATAGGAAATAAAGCAGATTACTCTAACTTGGAGAAGGTTCACCTAGAATAAGATTAGATGTAGAAACAAATCCAACatcaagtgaaaaaacaaaagctggAACTTTCACACATGCAATTAAAGTTGCTTTAAtattcaaagtcattttttttccttttgaagacaATCCAGTGGCCAACAGTGCCTAAGCTTCACCAAATGGGTGTATAGTCAAAATGTCTGGTGGTTCCTGGTAGCCTAGCACAATGTGACTATGGAATAAGCAGAAAGGAGACCCAAATAGGAAGTATTATAGCTAAAATTGTGCCCTACTTGTGTACTTCAGGCCTCTGATTCTTTGAACTAAATATCTTTTCAGAACCTGAGCAAGCAAAGGTCTCTACTGATATTATCAAATTAATCCTTAGAAACCAGTACTTTGGTTCCTTTCCAAATGGTAGTTAGTCCTCTCTGAAATGGTGACAATAATTGTTCTTCAGAATTGCCACTGAAATAATCTGACATGTGTCCACTTGTGACACTAATAATACCTTATGGTTATTAAATAGGGAAAACTAAAGCATTGAAAATGGGGAAACTTACCTAAGGACACAGACACCACGAGAACCATGACTTTCTTGCTCAACCATGCATACACAAAGACCCACTAAATTATACACTTTTAAAGGCTAAATTTTGTGACATATGAATCATGTTTCAATAAATgtgttctattttaaaaagtcagaactTACCTTCCAGGCAATACTTTTGACACAGAAATAGTATTTCTGCCTTAAAAGATCTACTACTggtttctaatttgtttttacCAAATGCAATCAAGCACCTCTTACATATAAAACCCTGTGCTAGATGCTatgaaatatttagcaaaaatgaGCTTGCAATAATTACATAGTTTACTAGGCATTTAATATATACCACGTATTATTTCTATCAGTATGGTTGGTGCTGTTATTCCCATTCTTTAAGTTTGGAAGCTGAGGCTGAAAAGCTTAGTTGCTCAAGTAACATAGCTAGTAAAAAGgtagagctgagatttgaactcaAGTCTTTCTGATTACAAAGTCTTTAATTTTATCCATTATGTTAAGCAagtgagaagaggaagaaaaacctgAATGCAAAGGGTATAAAAGAGTAAATGGCAGAGTTCTGAAATTTGACAAACTATGGAGAGTTTCAAAGCTCTAAACTAGAATGCTGGAGTTACCCTAGGGGAAGACTTTACAATTCTATCTCAATGTGGAGTGTGGGGCCTAAAAGTCTTCTTgacacagaaataattttaacaaaaacagcattctAAAAGATTCATATAATTGAGAATGACTATAATATCAAGGGAAAACAACTTTCTATATGGTTTTTCTGTAGAAAGACTCCCTAGCTACGATATCTCAGgcaaattcattaatattttgtgaATAGATGCTCATTCTAAGAATTTACCAAGCTCCAGACACTGTCTAGAGGATGAGGTGAATCAGCCATGATAACTGCCTCAAAGAAGTGCCCAGATAGGAGCTGACTAAGCCCAGATAGGTGGTGTATGTGTGGTTAAAAATGCCAGGCCTTAGCATCAGACAGCATGTGTTTCTATCATCATGCTTACACTGACCCTGTGTGAATTTGagcacttttaaatttctttatgtttctaCCTCATATGTAAGACAGGGTAATTCTGACCTTACAAGGTTAacatgagaaagaaatatgtaaaacCACTATGTCTAGAAGACAGTGAGCACTTAATAATATCTATTCTCATAATCAACTGGTGGCAAAATACAGAAGAGCTAGCTTATCATGCCTAACACAGCTTTCTGATTATCTTTCTACCCTCAAATATATTTGacctattttatgtatataactGACAGTTTCCCAAGGGTCCCAAAGAAATCAAATTACCAATGGATAACAGAGTATTGGAAGAAAGCCCACTCTAAATTCACCTTGAACATGTCTGAAAACATTACTTTATATACAGTCCATTATACTTTATAGCCTATAAAAGAGCGTTCATAGGGCCAGAGAATGCTTGCAGTGCTCTTTACATTACTCTTTCATATTATTTGTAATTGACTGAACTCCTAAAATGGTGCAGAATTTTTGCATAGTAGTTATGCAATAAATAGAGTAAGCTAGTGAAATGATTAAGAGTAATGGTGCTGTAATAAGGTAGAtgtgagttcaaatcctgattcCTCCACCTTGTAGCTATGACTCTAAATACTTTTATGCTTCCTAAACTTGgatcttcatctgtaaaatgaaatataaatgcatatagaATGTTGTGAAGAGATGATATGATATGTGAAACATTCAGCACACTAGAACAAAGTAAATTGTCAATAAATGGAAGTTATAATTGCAAAGAGATATGAATTAAGTAAACCTAGTAGTTTgggttcatttttaattaaattttttgtgcACCTGCCAAATATCTTTCACTCTGCTACTTTCTGTGGGTATTAGATAAAGGAAACAAATTACGTGAGTTTTCTAAAATGAAGTCTCTGCTTTTCACATGCCTCTGACTCTAAACAAAGTGTCCTGTAACATGTCCTCATACTGGAAGGTGGGGCACAGTACCAGCCTTTAGGCAATCACCTTAGAGATGAGAATGTGAAGAAGGAGGAAGATAAACATGTAGAGAGGTGGAGTTAGATTTGATTGGAAATTATCAGTCCTTCCCACAGAGGACAGCACCCACATTTTATAAGCTATATAAGGATCACTATTCCAATCCACCATTACCCTGCAAGCTGCATCAGGCTTTATCCTACTTGTTCCTTTGGTGAACCAGGTGAGAGAAAATCTCATTCTGttacatttatgaatatttggTGTTATCCATGTTAGAAACTAAAGAGTATGAGATAAGGCAGAGATTGCATATATTTTGtcattctttcctatttttctttttgttgcttttttgtaTGTCATTGTTTTTTCTGGACTGTAAAGCTCATATAGGGAAGAGTCTGACATTGTGGTAGAGTCTCCTCCTTGTTCAGTGTTGGTTCCTACAGCTTCAAGATCTAATTATCTGCTAGTCAAACTCCTGCCTCCATTGCTAAGCTTTACTCCCTGGTTAATGAAAAAGAACAGTGTTTCATCAAGTGCTGAGATTGGctcatttccccatttttaatttgctgaattcaGGACTTGGATCCAGTATACTTCTGCTGCCCAAAGGGGATGCAAATGTCATGGCAGAAGAACTATCACTTTTGACTCAAGAACAGCAGCAGTAAAACTAGAGAGAATGGGGCAATGGTGTCTAAGTGGTTCTGAAAACTTTGGAAGCTCTAGGACAACACCCAAAAGTAACCAAATTGTAGAGACATTATGCAGAGACTATATTCATTCCTGATACAAAATATGGAGCACTCTGAGATCTAATCCTTATTGGACAAACAACATGCCATTTCTTGAACTAAGCAAAGTAATTCAAAGTTAATAAAGTTTTCGCTATGTTGAGCAGTGCCATAAAATCCCTAATCCATACTAATATGTTGAGGCTTAAAAGAAACAGaggtttgaaaaataataatattgaaatgaGAACTGTGTGACGCTCAGATTCAACTCTGTtcttgaacaataaaataaaatgagataaaatcaaATGAGAGTGTagatgaattaaaagaaaagaaaatgaataatagttttttgttattttttcattctagGTTTACTTAAACTTGCAAAAAGATGACAGATCTTTTAAGAAGTGTTGTCACTGTCATagatattttctataaatatacCAAGCAAGATGGGGAATGTGGCACACTTAGTAAGGATGAACTAAAGGAACTTCTGGAGAAAGAATTTCGTCCAATTCTGAAGGTGAGGACCATGTGCAAGTCCACTAGGGTCTTGCATGTGCTCTGTTATAGAACCAAGATTAGCTGTGAAGGGCACAGCCCCAAAGGCCTTTGAGAAAATACTAAGAGCAAAACTTTGTGGACATTATAAAGTTTATTAAggcacatgtatttttaaaaggcaaatgttTCTTCCTCACTTTCCTGTGCACACCCACCTTATAGACTCAGTCTTTCTCATGCACTCAGGCTTCccttctgaaaataaatttgtactaCATGAAGTAATAAGTTATCCTGTCAAGTAGGGAAAAGTGTATAGAGTCTGGATATTATCCACAAGGGAGTTAATAATGTGGCCagggtgattaaaaaaaaatacaagcactTTTTTCCATCTACATGGGAAGGACTGTTATTGACTTCAAAATAATAGGTCCTAACAAAGAATATGttaacatgtatatttaaaatttatgtaaaactAAGATATACCAGCTAACCGAGTGTGGTTTCTTCCACTCCTTCCCATATGCCATACTTGAACACATAAATTTCTAGCTTAAattcttgaaatgttttctttggagGATTCCAATAGTCTCTATTTTCTATTACTCCTTCATATTTGCTAGGTCCTGCTAGCTGAAAATAATGCTTGATTGGACTAAAACTACAGAATGTGAAATACCCACAAATCCATAGCCCTACTTGGTTGTTTTAGTTGATAATATGGGCTACACTGACCAGGTCTCCCTTGGTGTGTCACTCATATATAGAACCCAGATGATCCAGACACAGTAGATGTCATCATGCATATGCTGGATCGAGACCACGATCGAAGACTAGACTTTACTGAGTTTCTTCTAATGGTATTCAAGCTGGCCATGGCCTGCAACAAggttctcagcaaagaatactgCAAAGCTTCAGGGTCAAAGAAGCATAGGCATGGTCACCGAcaccaagaagaaaatgaaacagaagaggaagaagaggagacacCAAGACGGAAAAAAGGTTACAGACATTCAAGTTGGAATGAGGGAGAGGAGCATGGATATAGTTCTGGGGGTTCAAGGGGGACTACAAAATACAGACATGGGTCCAACTCCAGGAGGCTGAGAAGGCAAGGTGAATTATCCAGTTCAGAAGGATCTGAGAAAAGGTACCAGGGGTCTAGTTCTGGACACTCCTGGAGTAGTGGCGAAGAGAGATATAGTTCCAACTCTGGAGAACTATGGGAAAGAAACAAGTCACATGGTAGCCCCTCTAGGGAATCTGGGGAGGAATATGAATCTGGATCTGGGTCAAAGAGTAAGGAAAGGAAAGGTCATGGTGGTTTGTCACATGGACTAGAAACTAGTGAACATGAATCAAACTCTACACAGTCAAGAAAGAGTGGAGGACAAAATCTTGGGTCTAGCTCTGAAGGTTCAGGAGACAGTAGGAGACAAAGTCATGCATGTGGTTATAGTAATTCAGGTGGGTGTGGAAGGCCACAAAATGCCTCTAGCTCTTGTCAGACAAGTAGATTTAAAGGGCAAGGAAATGCATCTAGCTGTACTCAGTCAGCTTGTCGATCAGGAAGTAGTGGAGGGCAAGGTCATAGATGTGTCTCAGGAGGGCAGTCCTATGGTCAATCTGAGCCTAGTTCCTGCAGCCAGTCTTATAGTCAAAGAAGACATGGATCTAAAGAATGTGGTCAACCACACAACTGTGGAGGACAACAGGGAAGAGGCTCAAATCAATCCTCTTGCTGTGCACAATATGACTCTGGAACAAGTCAGTCTTCTAGCTGTGGTCAACATAGATCTGGTTCTTGTGGACAGTATTCAAACTCTCATCAAAAGGGGTCTGGTCCAAATGAATTTTCCAAATGTGGTCAGCATGGTTCTGGTTCAGGTCAGTCCTGTAGCTATGAACAACATGGAACAGGCTCCAGTCAGTCCTCTGGTTTTGGGTATCATGGCTCTGGCACAGGTCAGTCTTGCTGTGGCCAGTGTGAGTCTGGCTCAAGTCAGTCCTCTGGCTATGGTCAACATAGCTCAGGTCATTCCTCTGGCTTCGGGCAGGGTTCAGGCACAAATCAGTCCTCTGGCTTCGGGCAGCACGGGTCTGGCTCGGGCCAGTCCTCTGGCTTCGGGCAGCACGGGTCTGGCTCGGGCCAGTCCTCTGGCTTCGGGCAGCACGGGTCTGGCTCGGGCCAGTCCTCTGGCTTCGGGCAGCAAGGGTCTGGCTTGGGTCAGTCCTCTGGCTATGGTCAACATAGCTCAGGTCATTCATCTGGCTTCGGGCAGCACAGTTCAGGCACAAATCAGTCCTCTGGCTTTGGGCAGCATGGGTCTGGCTCTGGGCAGTCTTCTGGCTTTGGGCAGCATGGGTCTGGCTCGGGCCAGTCCTCTGGCTATGGTCAACATAGCTCAGGTCAGTCCTCTGGCTTCGGACAGCACAGTTCAGGCACAAATCAGTCCTCTGGCTTCGGACAGCACGGGTCTGGCTCGGGCCAGTCCTCTGGCTTCGGGCAGCACGGGACTGGCTCGGGCCAGTCCTCTGGCTTCGGGCAGCACGGGTCTGGCTCGGGCCAGTCCTCTGGCTTCGGGCAGCACGGGACTGGCTCGGGCCAGTCCTCTGGCTTCGGGCAGCACGGGTCTGGCTCGGGCCAGTCCTCTGGCTTCGGGCAGCACGGGTCTGGCTCGGGCCAGTCCTCTGGCTTCGGGCAGCACGGGTCTGGCTCGGGCCAGTCCTCTGGCTTCGGGCAGCACGGGTCTGGCTCGGGCCAGTCCTCTGGCTTCGGGCAGCACGGGTCTGGCTCGGGCCAGTCCTCTGGCTTCGGGCAGCACGGGTCTGGCTCGGGCCAGTCCTCTGGCTTCGGGCAGCACGAGTCTGGCTCTGGCCACTTCTCTGGCTATGGTCAACATAGCTCAGGTCATTCCTCTGGCTTCGGGCAGCACAGTTCAGGCACAAATCAGTCCTCTGGCTTTGGGCAGCATGGGTCTGGCTCGGGCCAGTCCTCTGGCTTCGGGCAGCACGAGTCTGTCTCCGGCCAGTCCTCTGGCTATGGTCAACATAGCTCAGGTCATTCCTCTGGCTATGGTCAACATAGCTCAGGCACGAATCAGTCCTCTGGCTTCGGGCAGCAAGGGTCTGGCTCGGGCCAGTCCTCTGGCTTCGGGCAGCACGGGTCTGGCTCGGGCCAGTCCTCTGGCTTCGGGCAGCACGGGTCTGGCTCGGGCCAGTCCTCTGGCTTCGGGCAGCACGGGTCTGGCTCGGGCCAGTCCTCTGGCTTCGGGCAGCACGAGTCTGTCTCCGGCCAGTCCTCTGGCTATGGTCAACATAGCTCAGGTCATTCCTCTGGCTTCGGGCAGCACAGTTCAGGCACAAATCAGTCCTCTGGCTTTGGGCAGCATGGGTCTGGCTCGGGCCAGTCCTCTGGCTTCGGGCAGCACGGGTCTGGCTCGGGCCAGTCCTCTGGCTTCGGGCAGCACGGGTCTGGCTCGGGCCAGTCCTCTGGCTTCGGGCAGCACGAGTCTGTCTCCGGCCAGTCCTCTGGCTATGGTCAACATAGCTCAGGTCATTCCTCTGGCTTCGGGCAGCACAGTTCAGGCACAAATCAGTCCTCTGGCTTCGGGCAGCAAGGGTCTGGTTCGGGCCAGTCCTCTGGCTTCGGGCAGCACGAGTCTGTCTCCGGCCAGTCCTCTGGCTATGGTCAACATAGCTCAGGTCATTCCTCTGGCTTCGGGCAGCACAGTTCAGGCACGAATCAGTCCTCTGGCTTCGGGCAGCACGGGTCTGGCTCGGGCCAGTCCTCTGGCTTCGGGCAGCAGGGGTCTGGCTCGGGCCAGTCCTCTGGCTTCGGGCAGCAAGGGTCTGGCTCGGGCCAGTCCTCTGGCTTCGGGCAGCACGGGTCTGGCTCGGTCCAGTCCTCTGGCTTCGGGCAGCACGGGTCTGGCTCGGGCCAGTCCTCTGGCTTCGGGCAGCACGGGTCTGGCTCGGGCCAGTCCTCTGGCTTCGGGCAGCACGAGTCTGGCTCTGGCCACTTCTCTGGCTATGGTCAACATAGCTCAGGTCATTCCTCTGGCTTCGGGCAGCACAGTTCAGGCACAAATCAGTTCTCTGGCTTTGGGCAGCATGGGTCTGGCTCGGGCCAGTCCTCTGGCTTTGGGCAGCATGGGTCTGGCTCGGGCCAGTCCTCTGGCTTCGGGCAGCAAGGGTCTGGTTCGGGCCAGTCCTCTGGCTTCGGGCAGCACAAGTCTGTCTCCGGCCAGTCCTCTGGCTATGGTCAACATAGCTCAGGTCATTCCTCTGGCTTCGGGCAGCACAGTTCAGGCACAAATCAGTCCTCTGGCTTCGGGCAGCATGGGTCTGGCTTGGGCCAGTCTTCTGGCTTCGGGCAGCATGGGTCTCACTCAGGTCAGTCCTCTGGCTTCGGGCAGCACAGGTATGGTTTGGGCAAGTCTCATTCTGGTCAACATGGGTCAGGCTCAGGTCAGTCTTCGAGTTACAGTCAACATGAGTTTCATTCAGGTAAATCCTCTGGTCATGACCAAAAGGGATCTAGGAGAAGTGAATATATTCCCAGAGGACAGGGAGAAATCACACATTCAAA
This genomic interval carries:
- the LOC124989640 gene encoding apomucin-like isoform X1 codes for the protein MNQTLHSQERVEDKILGLALKVQETVGDKVMHVVIVIQVGVEGHKMPLALVRQVDLKGKEMHLAVLSQLVDQEVVEGKVIDVSQEGSPMVNLSLVPAASLIVKEDMDLKNVVNHTTVEDNREEAQINPLAVHNMTLEQVSLLAVVNIDLVLVDSIQTLIKRGLVQMNFPNVVSMVLVQVSPVAMNNMEQAPVSPLVLGIMALAQVSLAVASVSLAQVSPLAMVNIAQVIPLASGRVQAQISPLASGSTGLARASPLASGSTGLARASPLASGSTGLARASPLASGSKGLAWVSPLAMVNIAQVIHLASGSTVQAQISPLALGSMGLALGSLLALGSMGLARASPLAMVNIAQVSPLASDSTVQAQISPLASDSTGLARASPLASGSTGLARASPLASGSTGLARASPLASGSTGLARASPLASGSTGLARASPLASGSTGLARASPLASGSTGLARASPLASGSTGLARASPLASGSTGLARASPLASGSTGLARASPLASGSTSLALATSLAMVNIAQVIPLASGSTVQAQISPLALGSMGLARASPLASGSTSLSPASPLAMVNIAQVIPLASGSTVQAQISPLALGSMGLARASPLASGSTGLARASPLASGSTGLARASPLASGSTSLSPASPLAMVNIAQVIPLASGSTVQAQISPLASGSKGLVRASPLASGSTSLSPASPLAMVNIAQVIPLASGSTVQARISPLASGSTGLARASPLASGSRGLARASPLASGSKGLARASPLASGSTGLARSSPLASGSTGLARASPLASGSTGLARASPLASGSTSLALATSLAMVNIAQVIPLASGSTVQAQISSLALGSMGLARASPLALGSMGLARASPLASGSKGLVRASPLASGSTSLSPASPLAMVNIAQVIPLASGSTVQAQISPLASGSMGLAWASLLASGSMGLTQVSPLASGSTGMVWASLILVNMGQAQVSLRVTVNMSFIQVNPLVMTKRDLGEVNIFPEDREKSHIQNQV
- the LOC124989640 gene encoding apomucin-like isoform X2, encoding MNQTLHSQERVEDKILGLALKVQETVGDKVMHVVIVIQVGVEGHKMPLALVRQVDLKGKEMHLAVLSQLVDQEVVEGKVIDVSQEGSPMVNLSLVPAASLIVKEDMDLKNVVNHTTVEDNREEAQINPLAVHNMTLEQVSLLAVVNIDLVLVDSIQTLIKRGLVQMNFPNVVSMVLVQVSPVAMNNMEQAPVSPLVLGIMALAQVSLAVASVSLAQVSPLAMVNIAQVIPLASGRVQAQISPLASGSTGLARASPLASGSTGLARASPLASGSTGLARASPLASGSKGLAWVSPLAMVNIAQVIHLASGSTVQAQISPLALGSMGLALGSLLALGSMGLARASPLAMVNIAQVSPLASDSTVQAQISPLASDSTGLARASPLASGSTGLARASPLASGSTGLARASPLASGSTGLARASPLASGSTGLARASPLASGSTGLARASPLASGSTGLARASPLASGSTGLARASPLASGSTGLARASPLASGSTGLARASPLASGSTSLALATSLAMVNIAQVIPLASGSTVQAQISPLALGSMGLARASPLASGSTSLSPASPLAMVNIAQVIPLASGSTVQAQISPLALGSMGLARASPLASGSTSLSPASPLAMVNIAQVIPLASGSTVQAQISPLASGSKGLVRASPLASGSTSLSPASPLAMVNIAQVIPLASGSTVQARISPLASGSTGLARASPLASGSRGLARASPLASGSKGLARASPLASGSTGLARSSPLASGSTGLARASPLASGSTGLARASPLASGSTSLALATSLAMVNIAQVIPLASGSTVQAQISSLALGSMGLARASPLALGSMGLARASPLASGSKGLVRASPLASGSTSLSPASPLAMVNIAQVIPLASGSTVQAQISPLASGSMGLAWASLLASGSMGLTQVSPLASGSTGMVWASLILVNMGQAQVSLRVTVNMSFIQVNPLVMTKRDLGEVNIFPEDREKSHIQNQV